One part of the Desulfovibrio sp. genome encodes these proteins:
- a CDS encoding HD domain-containing protein: MIQRQAALDMLAENKTPASLLQHALASEVIMRALAVRFGENEDLWGLTGLLHDLDYPTTAENPARHGLDTADILAGKLPEEALTAIRAHNAEMNGASAPACRFDYALRCGETVTGLISAAALMRPTGMEGMEVKSIKKKMKDKAFAASVCRDNIRQCAEAGLELDEFLALSIEAMRTHSAELGLSK; this comes from the coding sequence ATGATACAACGTCAGGCGGCCCTCGATATGCTGGCCGAAAATAAAACTCCAGCATCGCTGCTGCAACATGCCCTTGCCTCGGAAGTCATTATGCGTGCCCTTGCGGTGCGTTTTGGTGAAAATGAAGACCTGTGGGGCCTTACCGGCCTGCTACACGATCTCGACTACCCCACTACCGCCGAAAATCCCGCCCGTCATGGGCTGGATACTGCCGATATACTGGCTGGCAAGCTGCCGGAAGAAGCCCTTACCGCCATTCGCGCCCACAATGCAGAAATGAACGGCGCAAGCGCCCCGGCCTGTCGCTTTGACTATGCCCTGCGCTGCGGCGAAACCGTTACCGGGCTTATCTCTGCCGCTGCCCTCATGCGGCCCACCGGCATGGAAGGCATGGAAGTAAAAAGCATAAAGAAAAAGATGAAGGACAAGGCCTTTGCCGCCAGCGTATGCCGCGACAATATTCGCCAGTGCGCCGAAGCCGGGCTTGAGCTTGATGAATTTCTTGCCCTGTCCATCGAGGCCATGCGCACCCATTCTGCCGAACTCGGTTTAAGCAAATAA
- a CDS encoding ATP-dependent 6-phosphofructokinase has translation MQECSLQTEIRTLGPCKLDSVLPYRTWADNKTVQIVVDEELLEEADSPFSVCLEAAGPRKKLYFDTTRAKCAIVTCGGLCPGINDVIRAIVMEAFHAYNVPSILGIPYGLEGFIPKYGHTPVELTPSSVADIHRFGGTMLGSSRGPQSPEEIVDTLERSNVNVLFVIGGDGTMKAALAISSEVQSRGLKISVIGIPKTIDNDINFIPQSFGFETAAFKATEAIECAHTEACGVPNGIGLVKLMGRESGFIAARAALALKEVNFVLIPEAPFAFEGEGGLLPALEERLRSRGHAVIVAAEGAGQHLMESHTGKDASGNPVLGDVADLLRKNISVYLGERGIEHSMKYIDPSYIIRSIPANANDKVYCGFLGQYAVHAAMAGRTDMVVGKIQDRYVHLPLELVTRKRRKLNIYSDLWRAVLESTGQGMLHGMLPPE, from the coding sequence ATGCAAGAATGTTCGCTGCAAACGGAAATACGCACTCTTGGCCCTTGCAAGCTTGATTCTGTGCTGCCCTACCGCACCTGGGCAGACAACAAGACCGTGCAGATCGTTGTTGACGAAGAACTATTGGAAGAAGCGGACTCGCCCTTCAGCGTATGTCTTGAAGCCGCGGGCCCCCGCAAAAAGCTCTATTTCGACACCACGCGCGCCAAATGCGCCATTGTTACCTGCGGCGGCCTCTGCCCCGGCATCAACGATGTTATTCGCGCCATAGTGATGGAGGCCTTCCATGCCTACAATGTGCCCTCGATTCTTGGCATACCCTATGGGCTGGAGGGTTTTATTCCCAAGTACGGGCATACTCCGGTTGAGCTTACGCCCTCAAGCGTAGCCGACATTCACCGCTTTGGCGGAACCATGCTTGGCTCTTCGCGCGGGCCTCAGTCGCCCGAAGAAATCGTCGATACCCTTGAGCGCAGCAACGTCAACGTGCTCTTTGTCATTGGCGGCGACGGCACCATGAAGGCCGCGCTCGCCATCAGCAGCGAGGTACAGTCGCGTGGGCTCAAGATATCCGTCATTGGCATTCCCAAAACCATTGATAACGATATCAACTTCATCCCCCAGTCATTTGGTTTTGAAACTGCCGCCTTCAAGGCCACAGAGGCCATTGAATGCGCCCATACCGAGGCCTGCGGCGTGCCCAACGGCATTGGGCTGGTAAAGCTGATGGGGCGCGAATCGGGCTTTATTGCCGCTCGTGCGGCTCTTGCCCTTAAAGAAGTGAACTTTGTGCTGATTCCAGAGGCTCCCTTTGCCTTTGAGGGCGAGGGCGGCCTTTTGCCAGCACTGGAAGAAAGGCTGCGTTCTCGCGGGCATGCCGTGATTGTTGCCGCCGAGGGTGCAGGCCAGCACCTGATGGAAAGCCACACCGGCAAGGATGCCTCGGGCAATCCCGTGCTGGGCGACGTGGCCGACCTGCTGCGCAAAAATATCAGCGTCTACCTTGGCGAGCGCGGCATCGAGCATTCCATGAAGTATATTGACCCGAGCTACATCATTCGCTCCATTCCGGCCAATGCAAATGACAAGGTTTACTGTGGTTTTTTGGGCCAGTACGCCGTGCACGCGGCCATGGCAGGCCGCACCGACATGGTTGTGGGCAAAATTCAGGATCGCTATGTTCATCTGCCGCTTGAGCTTGTCAC